In one Legionella clemsonensis genomic region, the following are encoded:
- the lptM gene encoding LPS translocon maturation chaperone LptM, producing MRAFVLICITVLILSACGQKGPLYLPASKSPQKPNTMTK from the coding sequence ATGCGTGCATTCGTATTAATTTGTATTACTGTATTGATTTTATCAGCATGTGGACAAAAAGGACCGCTTTATTTACCGGCGTCTAAATCACCACAAAAGCCAAATACGATGACAAAGTGA
- the dapF gene encoding diaminopimelate epimerase — MTIRFTKMHGLGNDFIVIDAIRQSVNLPPATIAELARRDTGIGFDQCLIVEPAKDELADFFYRIFNANGQEVGQCGNGARCLARFLAHYKLTAKKLISVATCTTKMQLQINEDESVTVDMGVPELTPQKIPFNATNYSASYQLPLKDGSFHAIHALSVGNPHAVSVVENLDSVNVITLGKEISEHVLFPQQTNAGFMQIVNHHQLRLRVYERGCGETRACGSGAVAAAAVGRLYYNLASTIEVALPGGELIVEWPDIHQSIYLRGPASFVYEGVLMA, encoded by the coding sequence ATGACCATCCGATTTACCAAAATGCATGGCTTAGGCAATGATTTCATTGTTATTGATGCCATCCGTCAATCCGTCAATTTGCCGCCAGCAACCATTGCAGAACTTGCCCGACGCGATACAGGGATTGGGTTTGATCAATGTTTGATTGTTGAGCCTGCTAAAGACGAGCTGGCAGACTTTTTTTATCGCATTTTTAATGCCAACGGGCAAGAGGTAGGGCAATGCGGAAATGGGGCGCGTTGTCTTGCACGCTTTCTCGCTCATTATAAATTAACCGCTAAAAAACTTATATCGGTAGCCACTTGTACGACCAAAATGCAGCTACAAATTAATGAAGATGAATCCGTTACCGTAGACATGGGAGTTCCTGAGCTTACTCCGCAAAAAATTCCATTCAATGCGACAAATTATTCTGCAAGTTATCAATTACCTTTAAAAGATGGCTCTTTTCATGCGATACATGCTCTTAGTGTGGGCAATCCTCATGCGGTAAGTGTGGTCGAAAATCTTGATAGCGTGAATGTGATAACGCTTGGCAAGGAAATTAGTGAGCATGTCTTGTTCCCCCAACAAACGAATGCAGGATTTATGCAAATTGTTAATCATCATCAACTGCGTTTGCGCGTTTATGAGCGAGGATGTGGGGAAACACGAGCCTGTGGTAGCGGTGCTGTTGCAGCTGCAGCTGTTGGCCGACTTTACTATAATTTGGCTTCCACCATTGAAGTTGCTCTTCCTGGAGGAGAGTTAATTGTTGAATGGCCAGACATCCATCAATCCATCTACTTGAGAGGCCCTGCCAGTTTTGTCTATGAAGGGGTATTGATGGCATGA
- the trkA gene encoding Trk system potassium transporter TrkA, whose amino-acid sequence MRIVILGAGQVGGTLARNLAREDNDITLVDLNEERLRELQHRLDIRTVHGSAAHPKILIEAGIEQADMLIAVTNSDEINMMGCQIAYSLFRTPTKIARIRSRDYYDYPQLFCNDHVPVDVCISPEKLVTEHIENLIIYPGVTQILEFAEGQALLATIKPQPGGLMVGKTIQQLYEHLHPIEARVVAIFRDKNAIAPDENCRIGIGDDVLFIASPPAIQQVLIALGRYTHPNRRIMIAGGGHIGSKLAQTLENNYRIKVIDRNLSRASELASQLHKGTVLQGDIADRDLLLNENIEFTDVFCAVTNDDEANIMSCLQAKRLGARHAIALVNRNAYVELIEDSNIDHAISPQLITIGSILTKLRRGNMVKVYRLQNDEAEAIELITHGDRLTSQVVGRTLAEIGLPPGSFIAAVMREEKLIMPHAQLVLESGDHVILLLLKRRYVRQIESLFQVSLTFMG is encoded by the coding sequence ATGAGAATAGTAATTCTTGGTGCAGGGCAAGTGGGTGGTACTCTCGCACGAAATCTTGCTCGCGAAGACAATGACATCACCTTGGTAGACTTGAATGAAGAGCGCTTGCGCGAGCTTCAACATCGGCTTGATATTCGTACGGTACACGGTTCTGCAGCTCATCCTAAGATTTTGATTGAAGCAGGTATTGAACAGGCAGACATGTTGATCGCGGTAACTAATAGCGATGAAATTAATATGATGGGCTGCCAGATTGCTTACAGCCTATTTCGGACACCCACCAAAATAGCGCGTATCCGTTCTCGCGATTATTACGATTACCCACAGCTATTTTGTAATGATCATGTTCCCGTTGATGTTTGCATTAGTCCAGAAAAACTTGTTACAGAGCATATTGAAAATTTAATTATTTATCCCGGTGTCACTCAAATTCTTGAATTTGCTGAAGGCCAGGCTCTATTGGCAACCATCAAACCACAACCCGGTGGTCTTATGGTAGGCAAAACCATTCAACAACTTTATGAGCATCTACATCCCATTGAAGCCAGAGTCGTTGCTATTTTTCGTGATAAAAATGCCATTGCGCCTGATGAAAATTGCCGGATTGGCATTGGAGATGATGTACTTTTTATCGCCTCACCTCCCGCTATTCAACAAGTCTTAATCGCTTTGGGCCGTTATACTCACCCTAATCGCCGCATTATGATTGCCGGAGGTGGGCACATTGGTTCTAAACTTGCGCAAACCCTGGAAAATAACTACCGCATCAAAGTGATTGATCGTAATTTATCCCGTGCCAGTGAACTAGCCTCCCAACTGCATAAGGGAACTGTTCTGCAGGGAGATATTGCTGATAGAGATTTGTTGTTAAATGAGAACATTGAGTTCACTGATGTATTTTGTGCCGTTACCAACGATGATGAGGCGAATATTATGTCCTGCCTGCAGGCTAAGCGCCTTGGGGCCCGTCATGCTATTGCGCTAGTCAACCGTAATGCGTATGTCGAATTAATTGAAGACAGTAATATTGATCATGCAATTTCTCCTCAATTGATCACTATTGGCAGCATTTTAACGAAATTGCGACGTGGCAATATGGTAAAAGTCTATCGCTTACAAAACGATGAGGCAGAAGCCATTGAATTGATAACCCATGGTGATCGCCTAACCTCTCAAGTTGTAGGGCGTACTCTTGCGGAAATTGGACTTCCTCCAGGAAGTTTTATTGCCGCAGTGATGCGAGAAGAAAAATTAATTATGCCACACGCACAACTTGTACTGGAATCAGGTGACCATGTGATACTGTTGTTACTCAAAAGACGGTATGTGCGACAAATTGAATCACTTTTCCAAGTCAGCTTGACGTTTATGGGTTAG
- a CDS encoding TrkH family potassium uptake protein: protein MQIKTILRLLGLLLMMFSVSMLTPLIINLIFHEQFWLPFVAAFCCTFTTGAVFWFSFKKEHQELKIRDGFLLVVLFWFVLCLYASLPFIFAIKHHNHSMTDALFESVAGFTTTGASIIRHVEGLPHAVLFYRQQLQFLGGMGIVVLAVAILPMLGVGGMQLFRAETPGPMKDSKLTPRIAQTAKALWSLYLLLTFMCWLSYWIAGMDWFDALGESFATVSTGGFSMHDTSFAYYQNDWIELIACFFMLLGATNFALHFLALKKRTFSPYWYDEEFRFYLLFLFGASLLISISLVVYGFFEANPHALIKSLFNVISLATTTGFVSAPFSTWPTYVPVFIMLLAIVGGCAGSTSGGVKVIRALLIYKQSKREMIRLLHPHALIPVKFGKHSLPEPILESMWGFISVFIALFLSLMILLMALGNDFITSFSAVTATLANAGAGLGAVSDNFADLNQLSKWLLIFAMLAGRLEIFSLLILFSPHFWQK, encoded by the coding sequence ATGCAAATCAAAACAATTCTGCGTTTGTTAGGCCTGCTTTTGATGATGTTTAGCGTGAGCATGCTGACGCCACTCATTATTAACCTTATTTTTCATGAACAATTTTGGTTGCCTTTTGTCGCTGCTTTTTGCTGTACGTTTACTACAGGTGCGGTATTTTGGTTCAGCTTTAAGAAAGAACATCAAGAGCTTAAAATTCGGGATGGCTTTTTACTCGTTGTACTCTTCTGGTTTGTTCTTTGTTTGTACGCATCCTTACCCTTTATCTTTGCTATCAAACATCATAATCACAGCATGACGGATGCACTGTTTGAATCGGTTGCCGGTTTTACAACAACTGGAGCAAGCATTATCCGTCATGTGGAAGGCTTACCTCATGCGGTATTATTTTATCGCCAACAGTTGCAATTTTTGGGTGGCATGGGAATCGTGGTGTTAGCTGTAGCCATTCTGCCCATGCTTGGTGTAGGTGGCATGCAGTTATTTAGAGCAGAAACGCCTGGTCCAATGAAAGACAGCAAGTTAACCCCACGTATTGCTCAAACAGCAAAAGCACTCTGGTCTTTATACCTGCTATTAACATTCATGTGTTGGCTTAGCTATTGGATTGCCGGAATGGATTGGTTTGATGCATTAGGTGAGAGTTTTGCTACGGTATCAACCGGCGGATTTTCCATGCATGACACAAGCTTTGCCTACTATCAAAATGATTGGATTGAATTAATAGCCTGTTTTTTTATGTTACTGGGAGCAACCAATTTTGCCCTTCATTTCCTTGCCTTAAAAAAAAGAACATTCTCACCGTATTGGTATGATGAAGAATTTCGCTTTTACCTTCTTTTTTTGTTTGGTGCCAGTTTACTCATTAGCATAAGCCTGGTGGTTTATGGTTTTTTTGAAGCGAATCCTCATGCTTTGATAAAAAGCTTATTTAATGTCATTTCTCTGGCGACTACCACAGGTTTTGTCTCTGCTCCTTTTAGCACCTGGCCTACCTATGTACCGGTTTTTATTATGTTATTGGCTATTGTTGGTGGTTGTGCAGGCTCTACCAGTGGAGGTGTAAAGGTCATTCGTGCACTTTTAATTTATAAACAAAGTAAACGAGAAATGATTCGCTTACTGCATCCTCACGCTCTAATTCCCGTTAAATTTGGCAAACATAGCTTACCAGAACCCATTTTGGAATCGATGTGGGGTTTTATTTCCGTGTTTATTGCTCTTTTCTTAAGTCTAATGATTTTATTAATGGCATTGGGTAATGATTTTATTACCTCTTTCTCTGCAGTTACGGCAACCCTTGCTAATGCAGGCGCAGGACTTGGAGCGGTCAGTGATAATTTCGCCGATCTTAATCAATTGAGTAAATGGCTATTAATTTTCGCAATGCTCGCTGGTCGATTGGAAATATTTTCTCTGCTTATTCTATTTTCACCTCATTTTTGGCAAAAATAA
- a CDS encoding Hsp20/alpha crystallin family protein — protein sequence MNLTRRDYYPLRDFSNLLESFFKGQSEDSSFIDTSTWAPAVDIKEENDRFLVLADIPGVKKEDIHISLEKNILTIQGERHFEKKEDKDNYSRVERMQGQFYRRFSLPETADESKIKAKCKNGVLEITIPKKEVAPEKRIEVTVE from the coding sequence ATGAATCTTACGAGACGTGATTATTATCCACTTAGAGATTTCTCTAATCTTCTGGAGAGTTTCTTTAAAGGGCAATCAGAGGATTCTTCCTTTATTGACACCAGTACCTGGGCACCTGCTGTTGACATTAAAGAGGAAAACGATCGCTTCCTTGTGCTAGCCGATATTCCAGGAGTAAAAAAAGAAGATATTCATATTTCTCTAGAAAAGAATATCTTAACAATCCAGGGCGAACGCCATTTTGAAAAAAAAGAGGATAAGGATAACTATTCCAGAGTAGAACGCATGCAAGGTCAATTTTATCGTCGCTTTAGTTTACCCGAAACAGCAGATGAATCTAAAATAAAAGCAAAATGCAAAAATGGTGTATTGGAAATTACTATTCCTAAAAAAGAAGTTGCTCCAGAAAAACGCATTGAAGTTACAGTAGAATAA
- the ankG gene encoding Dot/Icm T4SS effector AnkG/AnkZ/LegA7 codes for MIYFVYFLLLVATIVATKRLIIPTDSIFKSFFSNQKQLKHRDILTLLEHFNYAPDEGVCFGFTLTWAQDAALGIEECFYERLNLIRKHKQSLGNKIELVNFKIKNKERINGHENQLLEIKSLFEAICLAQSPEDYDDIYAQRLNQTHIDAIFSLIRHKLAQNSEVKRFLLKTTAFNTKDEGVEYFNQLFKSLKINDNVPMVLSSENHSVGLKKRDGKWLFIDINELYTQSEDYPYLILSSEALVIQLSISFSDSRQLIFHTDFIAANPSHELKRRLQRLDDIYPVFRRQISYKNSRQVGFLAISAQNGEEKTVRQILQLHNGLNRLSMEQISQAVFYAIYYHHERVLKLLIKARGFAINKSCRGDGATPLGIACDYGYLDLVKILLACPGVQVDAKNKDGYTPLMLACLSPHTRHNAALFEELLQAGANPKLRNIAYDDALTMARNVANQAAMEVLSKHHSYRVSVKNTSATTAGYSLFQSQKETTLRKSPLQNNFMPYI; via the coding sequence ATGATTTACTTCGTTTATTTTTTATTGTTGGTTGCGACAATTGTAGCTACAAAGCGCCTTATCATACCTACTGACTCTATTTTTAAATCATTTTTTAGCAATCAAAAACAGTTAAAACACAGGGATATCCTTACATTACTCGAGCATTTTAATTATGCTCCTGACGAAGGTGTTTGCTTCGGTTTTACCTTAACTTGGGCTCAGGATGCAGCGTTGGGAATAGAGGAATGTTTTTATGAACGATTAAATTTGATTAGAAAACATAAACAATCCCTTGGGAATAAAATAGAACTCGTTAATTTTAAAATCAAAAATAAAGAAAGAATAAACGGGCACGAAAATCAATTATTAGAGATTAAGTCTCTTTTTGAAGCAATTTGTCTTGCGCAAAGTCCTGAGGATTACGACGACATTTATGCACAACGGCTTAACCAAACTCATATTGATGCCATTTTTTCGTTAATTCGTCATAAATTGGCCCAGAATTCTGAGGTAAAGCGCTTTCTTTTAAAGACTACGGCGTTTAATACGAAAGATGAAGGCGTTGAATACTTTAATCAGCTGTTTAAATCACTAAAAATAAACGATAATGTGCCAATGGTGTTAAGCAGTGAAAATCATTCCGTTGGCCTTAAAAAAAGGGATGGCAAGTGGTTATTTATTGATATTAATGAGCTTTATACACAGTCAGAGGATTATCCTTATTTAATTCTAAGTAGTGAAGCACTTGTTATCCAACTAAGTATAAGCTTCAGTGATAGTAGACAGCTTATTTTTCACACCGATTTCATCGCTGCTAACCCTTCTCATGAGTTAAAAAGACGTCTCCAACGATTAGATGACATTTACCCTGTTTTTCGCAGACAGATAAGCTATAAAAATAGCCGACAAGTCGGTTTTTTAGCGATTAGTGCGCAGAATGGCGAAGAAAAAACAGTACGGCAAATTTTGCAACTGCATAATGGTTTGAATCGCCTCAGTATGGAACAAATTAGCCAAGCTGTCTTTTATGCCATTTATTATCATCATGAAAGGGTATTAAAATTATTAATCAAAGCACGTGGATTTGCGATCAATAAGTCTTGTCGTGGTGATGGGGCAACACCCCTTGGTATCGCTTGTGATTATGGTTATCTGGATTTGGTAAAAATCTTACTTGCTTGTCCTGGTGTGCAGGTTGATGCTAAAAATAAAGACGGCTATACGCCTTTAATGCTTGCTTGCTTATCGCCTCACACGCGTCACAATGCCGCACTGTTTGAAGAATTATTGCAAGCAGGTGCCAATCCTAAATTGAGAAATATAGCTTACGATGATGCACTTACCATGGCGAGGAATGTAGCTAATCAGGCGGCAATGGAGGTTCTGAGCAAACATCATTCTTATAGAGTAAGCGTAAAAAATACTTCAGCCACTACAGCCGGCTACTCGTTATTTCAATCGCAAAAAGAAACCACATTAAGAAAATCACCACTACAGAATAACTTTATGCCTTATATATAG
- the panD gene encoding aspartate 1-decarboxylase: MFYRKMLKSKIHRARVTHADLDYEGSITIAPELLIAANILPNEAVNVWNVTAGTRFETYAITGEENSTEICVNGAAAHLVTPGDIIIIASFIQLPEENCQQHQPIVVFVDCDNRMQEVRPEIRGKKWLTLEENLV, from the coding sequence ATGTTTTATAGAAAAATGTTGAAATCAAAAATCCATCGTGCACGAGTCACTCATGCCGACTTGGATTATGAAGGAAGTATAACCATAGCCCCTGAGTTACTTATCGCTGCCAATATTTTACCTAATGAGGCTGTTAATGTCTGGAATGTAACCGCGGGTACTCGCTTTGAGACCTATGCAATTACTGGTGAAGAAAATTCAACGGAGATTTGCGTCAATGGTGCTGCAGCCCATTTGGTAACCCCGGGTGATATTATTATCATCGCTTCCTTCATTCAACTGCCGGAAGAGAACTGTCAACAACACCAACCCATTGTGGTATTTGTTGACTGTGACAATCGCATGCAAGAAGTCAGACCTGAAATTCGTGGTAAAAAATGGTTAACGCTTGAAGAAAACTTGGTTTAA
- a CDS encoding CBS domain-containing protein, with amino-acid sequence MDVKEIMTPNPEYLLATSTLSDAAKKMRELDTGFLPIGDRATDKLIGTITDRDIVICGLAAGKDLNTPVENVMHKGVFYCFENDDVRKASKYMRENQIRRLVVLNDDKKLTGVLSLGDIAVNCPEERIKGETLEEISKH; translated from the coding sequence ATGGACGTAAAAGAAATCATGACCCCAAATCCAGAATATTTACTCGCAACCAGTACCCTTAGCGACGCTGCAAAAAAAATGCGTGAACTAGACACCGGTTTTTTACCCATTGGTGATAGAGCAACAGATAAACTGATTGGTACCATAACGGATAGAGACATTGTTATCTGTGGGCTTGCTGCAGGTAAAGATTTGAACACACCTGTGGAAAATGTCATGCACAAAGGGGTATTCTATTGTTTTGAAAATGATGATGTTAGAAAAGCCTCCAAATATATGAGAGAAAATCAAATTCGCCGCTTAGTGGTATTAAATGACGATAAAAAACTAACTGGCGTTCTTTCTTTGGGCGATATTGCTGTAAATTGTCCTGAGGAAAGAATTAAAGGCGAAACCCTGGAAGAAATTTCTAAACATTAA
- a CDS encoding Lpg1974 family pore-forming outer membrane protein: MLRLKRGILAVLMLGSSPLFAGSMGPVCSPGTVTVPCEWSGWDFGVKALYLKPAYDVDYGYGPFATVDGITRHYIDTDPDWHWGFMLEASYRFSTGNDLNLNWSHWDDNRNNYSYAGAFVSGFAGALFGTTQFEPEWDAVNLEFGQHVDFGEFKDIRFHAGVQFAHIEHETRASGYSTIIPATLPFSFTIDSQFNGFGPRVGSDMTYNIGHGLAIYGKGAAAILVGTGKFNAGVTVPTLVGMASSGSKTTIVPELETKLGAKYGWVMTQGTLTLDAGWMLVHYFNANHFMSVFGTRNESGFALQGPYVGLNWLSTV; encoded by the coding sequence ATGTTGCGATTAAAACGAGGAATACTTGCTGTTCTCATGCTAGGCAGCAGTCCGTTATTCGCCGGTAGTATGGGGCCTGTATGTAGTCCGGGTACAGTCACAGTCCCTTGTGAATGGAGTGGCTGGGACTTTGGTGTTAAAGCACTCTACCTTAAACCTGCCTATGATGTGGATTATGGCTATGGTCCCTTTGCCACTGTCGATGGCATAACACGCCACTATATTGATACTGATCCTGATTGGCATTGGGGCTTCATGCTAGAAGCTTCTTACCGTTTTAGTACGGGTAATGACTTAAACCTAAACTGGTCTCATTGGGATGATAATCGAAACAATTACAGTTATGCAGGCGCCTTTGTATCGGGTTTCGCCGGTGCTTTATTTGGAACTACTCAGTTTGAGCCTGAATGGGATGCTGTCAACTTAGAATTCGGCCAGCATGTCGATTTTGGCGAATTTAAAGACATCCGCTTTCACGCCGGCGTACAATTTGCACATATCGAACACGAAACCAGAGCTTCTGGTTATTCAACCATCATACCAGCAACTTTACCCTTCTCTTTTACTATTGATAGTCAGTTTAATGGTTTTGGGCCACGTGTGGGTAGCGATATGACTTATAACATTGGCCATGGTCTTGCTATTTATGGTAAGGGGGCAGCCGCTATTCTGGTGGGTACTGGAAAATTTAATGCCGGTGTTACCGTACCTACCCTGGTTGGAATGGCCTCTAGTGGTTCAAAAACGACAATTGTTCCTGAATTGGAGACCAAACTGGGTGCTAAATACGGTTGGGTGATGACGCAAGGCACATTGACGCTGGATGCTGGGTGGATGCTCGTGCATTATTTCAATGCCAATCACTTTATGAGTGTCTTTGGTACCCGAAATGAGTCTGGTTTTGCTCTACAAGGGCCTTATGTGGGTTTAAACTGGCTTAGTACGGTCTAA
- a CDS encoding transporter substrate-binding domain-containing protein codes for MKFLCLACCFFCSFCLADTPKVTIGSPLFDPPYIITSTSVIQGFDIDLMNTICSRLQWECQYKPLKFVDLLAAVRNNQVDLAIGSIVITPERMQEFIFSTPYLPCDGGFTVLKNSAINNLNDLQGKRIGVLRAREYYPYLSENFINQFTIVPYSNYQDLFLDLKSGKIDAVFGNYFSTLYLAHQYPDDVKVLKEHFQVGEGLGIVASPVNQEKIDQINKVILQLQADGTFVGLYNYNFEFFTQQPIIRN; via the coding sequence ATGAAATTTCTCTGTCTAGCCTGTTGTTTTTTTTGCAGTTTTTGTCTTGCAGACACTCCTAAGGTGACTATTGGATCACCTCTTTTCGATCCGCCTTATATTATCACCTCAACCTCGGTTATACAGGGGTTTGATATCGATTTAATGAATACAATTTGCTCAAGACTTCAATGGGAATGTCAATATAAACCCCTCAAATTTGTTGATCTTCTTGCTGCAGTTCGTAATAATCAGGTGGATCTCGCTATTGGATCCATTGTTATTACGCCTGAGAGGATGCAGGAATTTATTTTTAGCACTCCTTATTTACCTTGTGATGGGGGTTTTACTGTACTAAAAAACAGTGCAATTAATAATCTTAACGATTTGCAAGGGAAGCGCATTGGCGTCCTACGTGCACGTGAATATTATCCATATTTATCTGAAAATTTTATTAACCAATTTACAATCGTACCTTACAGCAACTATCAAGATCTCTTTCTTGATCTTAAAAGCGGCAAAATTGATGCGGTATTTGGTAATTATTTTAGTACCTTGTATTTGGCTCATCAGTATCCGGATGACGTTAAAGTTCTTAAAGAACATTTTCAAGTTGGAGAAGGATTAGGTATCGTTGCTTCACCGGTCAATCAAGAAAAAATTGATCAAATTAATAAAGTAATTTTACAACTTCAGGCCGATGGAACTTTTGTTGGGCTATACAATTATAATTTTGAATTTTTTACACAGCAGCCAATTATTCGCAATTAA
- a CDS encoding lysophospholipid acyltransferase family protein — translation MTELNTKIEKLRISLIGRFLYRFIPYRRGIIRANINQVFGESLTALQKERLAKAFYSHMATSIKEIIQLRFISEKKLRERVEVRGYQRLLDIVAEERGVLILTGHFGNWEFAPLGGILNFKEFKGQFHFIRRTLGNKVLEQFLFRRYYRAGLNVIPKKNSLEQVCQALDQNHAVVFVLDQHASLVNRDGVAVEFFGKKAGTYRSLASFARHTGVPVVPAAGYRLPNGKHVLEFHEPIYWKDYETTQESIYQNTLAYNQALERIILAHPEQWHWLHKRWKLKASA, via the coding sequence GTGACTGAACTAAATACTAAAATAGAAAAGTTGCGTATTTCGCTGATAGGACGATTCCTGTATCGGTTTATTCCCTATCGGCGTGGCATTATTCGTGCAAATATTAACCAAGTTTTTGGGGAGAGTTTAACCGCTTTGCAAAAAGAACGCTTGGCAAAGGCATTCTACTCGCACATGGCAACTTCAATTAAAGAGATTATCCAGTTACGCTTCATCAGTGAAAAAAAACTGCGGGAGCGCGTAGAGGTTCGGGGTTATCAACGATTGCTGGATATTGTCGCAGAAGAGAGAGGGGTTTTAATTTTAACAGGACATTTTGGCAACTGGGAGTTTGCCCCACTCGGTGGAATATTGAATTTTAAAGAATTTAAAGGTCAATTTCATTTTATCCGTCGTACATTAGGAAATAAGGTGCTTGAGCAATTTCTGTTTCGCCGCTATTATCGGGCCGGTTTAAATGTTATTCCCAAGAAGAACTCATTAGAGCAGGTTTGCCAAGCCCTGGATCAAAATCACGCTGTTGTTTTTGTGTTAGATCAGCACGCCTCTCTTGTGAATCGTGATGGCGTGGCAGTCGAGTTTTTTGGCAAAAAAGCCGGCACTTATCGTAGCTTAGCCAGCTTTGCACGTCATACAGGTGTTCCTGTAGTCCCTGCAGCAGGTTATCGTCTGCCAAACGGCAAACATGTCCTTGAGTTTCATGAGCCCATCTACTGGAAAGATTATGAGACGACACAAGAGTCTATTTATCAAAATACGCTTGCTTATAATCAAGCATTGGAGCGCATTATTCTAGCGCACCCAGAACAGTGGCACTGGCTTCACAAGCGCTGGAAGTTAAAGGCATCTGCTTAA
- a CDS encoding beta-ketoacyl-[acyl-carrier-protein] synthase family protein, whose product MKNSNRVFMTGLSAVTACGETADSTWEAILKGQTGIDEIKQWDLSSWSHRLGGELKNFQPAKMLPDRKLIKVISRQDVIGINAAVQAVNHSQLMDYRTTLTPEMTEYFNDRTAIYVGSPGNKYFQQEDFLPLLAKTQGDMKTFADELFNEVHPMWLLRILPNNVLAYTGITYGFKGPNHNVTNHAVGGTQALIEAYHAIALGQADRAIVVGYDISIEPQALFYYEKLGVLSDRHLKPFDKEHDGTVLAEGAAAIVLESEESVHARSARCFGEIAGGISASEATGLFSLDADGEELASLIKRTLDDQNINPDEIDLVVAHGNGNVKSDNSEAKAIHAVFANVPVTAFKWAMGHTICASGIIDAVLTSYALTHKCVPGIANFTQAAPACEQLNIKAEHRYLDKAKTALMINRGFASMNASIVIKACD is encoded by the coding sequence ATGAAAAACTCCAATCGCGTTTTTATGACCGGATTAAGTGCAGTAACAGCATGTGGTGAGACAGCTGATAGCACCTGGGAAGCCATTTTAAAGGGTCAGACTGGCATTGATGAAATTAAGCAATGGGATTTGTCTTCATGGTCACATCGCTTAGGCGGCGAACTTAAAAATTTTCAGCCGGCAAAAATGCTTCCTGATCGTAAATTAATAAAAGTAATTTCCCGACAGGATGTAATAGGGATCAATGCTGCAGTACAGGCAGTCAATCATAGTCAATTAATGGATTACCGCACTACTTTAACTCCGGAAATGACGGAGTATTTTAATGATAGAACAGCTATCTATGTGGGCTCTCCGGGTAATAAATATTTTCAGCAGGAAGATTTTTTACCTTTATTGGCCAAAACGCAGGGAGATATGAAAACGTTTGCTGATGAACTCTTTAATGAAGTTCATCCTATGTGGTTATTACGTATTTTACCTAATAATGTACTGGCTTACACAGGGATTACCTACGGTTTCAAAGGTCCTAATCATAATGTGACCAATCATGCTGTAGGCGGTACACAGGCGCTAATTGAAGCTTATCATGCGATTGCTCTGGGACAGGCTGATAGAGCAATTGTTGTGGGCTATGACATCAGTATCGAACCGCAAGCGCTTTTTTACTATGAGAAACTGGGGGTACTAAGCGATCGGCATTTAAAACCTTTCGACAAAGAACATGATGGTACTGTGTTAGCTGAGGGTGCTGCAGCAATAGTATTGGAAAGTGAAGAAAGTGTTCATGCCCGCTCAGCGCGTTGTTTTGGCGAAATCGCAGGCGGTATTTCAGCAAGTGAGGCAACAGGTTTATTTTCCCTTGACGCGGATGGTGAAGAGTTAGCGAGCTTAATAAAACGCACTTTAGATGACCAAAATATAAATCCTGATGAGATTGATTTGGTCGTGGCTCACGGTAATGGCAATGTAAAATCTGATAACAGTGAAGCGAAAGCCATTCATGCTGTGTTTGCCAATGTTCCGGTGACTGCTTTTAAATGGGCAATGGGACACACTATTTGTGCTTCTGGTATTATTGATGCGGTATTAACAAGTTATGCACTGACACATAAATGTGTGCCAGGTATTGCCAATTTTACACAGGCTGCACCTGCTTGTGAGCAGTTAAATATTAAGGCAGAACATCGTTATTTAGACAAGGCAAAAACAGCGTTAATGATTAATCGCGGATTTGCCAGCATGAATGCTTCTATAGTGATAAAAGCCTGTGACTGA